Proteins from one Mycolicibacter virginiensis genomic window:
- a CDS encoding NfeD family protein, with protein sequence MPTALIWLVFALGLAGAEALTGDMFLLMLSGGALSAAAASALTDWPLWTDGAVFLVVSVLLLVLVRPALRRRLWAGTGGETGVLALQGKTALVLDRVEQHGGRVKLDGEVWTARALTDGDVFEPGEQVTVMHIDGATAVVGKIL encoded by the coding sequence ATGCCGACTGCCCTGATCTGGTTGGTCTTCGCACTCGGGCTCGCCGGAGCCGAGGCCCTCACGGGTGACATGTTCCTGCTCATGCTGTCCGGTGGTGCGCTGTCGGCGGCGGCAGCCAGCGCCCTGACCGACTGGCCGCTGTGGACCGACGGGGCGGTGTTCCTGGTGGTTTCGGTGCTGCTGCTGGTCTTGGTGCGCCCCGCGCTGCGTCGCCGGCTGTGGGCGGGAACGGGCGGCGAAACGGGGGTGCTGGCGCTGCAGGGCAAGACCGCCCTGGTGCTCGACCGCGTCGAACAGCACGGCGGCCGGGTGAAGCTCGACGGCGAGGTGTGGACCGCCCGCGCGCTCACCGACGGCGACGTCTTCGAACCCGGTGAGCAGGTCACCGTGATGCACATCGACGGCGCTACCGCCGTGGTCGGCAAGATCCTGTAA
- a CDS encoding ferrochelatase: MDVGAVLLLSFGGPEGPEQVRPFLENVTRGRGVPPARLDAVAEHYLHFGGVSPINGINRALADAMRAEMPGLPVYFGNRNWDPYVEDVVAQMAADGVRRAAVFPTSAWGGYSGCDQYAEDIARARAAVGEQAPELVKLRQYFDHPLFVAMFAEAIGAAADTLPAGLRDSARLVFTAHSIPVAADARYGPQLYSRQVAHATSLVAAAAGYTDYDQVWQSRSGPPQVPWLDPDVEAHLATLAEAGARAVIVCPIGFLSDNIEVVWDLDNEVRSAAQDAGIAYARATTPNADRRLARLARGLVEELRDGAAPERIAGPAGLGCGFGVDGAPCGSSHCIAAVAPTSSKPS, encoded by the coding sequence ATGGATGTAGGCGCCGTCTTACTCCTCTCCTTCGGCGGTCCTGAAGGCCCGGAGCAGGTTCGGCCGTTCCTGGAGAACGTCACCCGTGGACGTGGCGTGCCCCCGGCCCGGCTCGACGCGGTCGCCGAGCACTACCTGCACTTCGGTGGCGTGTCGCCGATCAATGGGATCAACCGTGCGCTGGCCGATGCAATGCGTGCCGAAATGCCCGGGCTGCCGGTGTATTTCGGCAACCGCAACTGGGACCCCTACGTCGAGGACGTCGTCGCCCAGATGGCGGCCGACGGCGTGCGACGTGCCGCGGTGTTCCCGACCTCGGCGTGGGGCGGATATTCGGGATGCGACCAGTACGCCGAGGACATTGCCCGGGCGCGAGCGGCGGTAGGGGAGCAGGCACCGGAACTGGTGAAACTGCGCCAGTACTTCGACCATCCGTTGTTTGTGGCGATGTTCGCCGAGGCTATTGGCGCCGCCGCCGACACCCTGCCGGCCGGCCTGCGCGATTCGGCCCGGCTGGTGTTCACCGCGCACTCCATCCCGGTGGCCGCCGACGCACGCTACGGCCCCCAGCTCTACAGCCGCCAGGTCGCCCACGCGACGAGTCTGGTCGCGGCCGCCGCGGGCTACACCGACTACGACCAGGTGTGGCAGTCGCGCTCGGGGCCGCCACAGGTGCCCTGGCTGGATCCCGACGTCGAAGCGCACCTGGCGACCCTGGCTGAGGCCGGCGCACGCGCGGTGATCGTGTGCCCGATCGGCTTTCTCAGCGACAACATCGAGGTGGTCTGGGATCTCGACAACGAAGTCCGCTCCGCGGCGCAGGACGCCGGAATCGCCTACGCGCGGGCGACCACGCCGAACGCCGATCGACGGCTGGCCCGGCTGGCTCGGGGCCTGGTCGAGGAGCTGCGCGACGGCGCCGCACCCGAACGCATCGCCGGTCCGGCCGGTCTGGGCTGCGGGTTCGGGGTCGACGGGGCGCCGTGCGGGTCATCACACTGCATCGCGGCGGTGGCGCCGACATCCTCGAAGCCCAGCTAG
- the inhA gene encoding NADH-dependent enoyl-ACP reductase InhA — protein sequence MAGILEGKRILVTGIITDSSIAFHIAKVAQEAGAQLVCTGFDRLRLIQRIIDRLPEPAPLLELDVQNEEHLGSLAERVTEVIGEGNKLDGVVHSIGFMPQTGMGINPFFDAPYEDVAKGIHISAYSYASLAKAVLPIMNPGGGIVGMDFDPTRAMPAYNWMTVAKSALESVNRFVAREAGKVGVRSNLVAAGPIRTLAMSAIVGGALGEGAGEQIRLLEEGWDQRAPIGWDMKDPTPVAKTVCALLSDWLPSTTGTVVYADGGAHTQLL from the coding sequence ATGGCAGGCATTCTCGAAGGCAAGCGGATCCTGGTCACGGGGATCATCACCGACTCCTCGATCGCGTTCCATATCGCCAAGGTGGCGCAGGAAGCCGGCGCGCAGCTGGTGTGTACCGGCTTCGACCGGCTGCGGCTGATCCAGCGCATCATCGACCGGCTGCCGGAGCCGGCGCCGCTGCTCGAGCTCGACGTGCAGAACGAGGAGCACCTGGGCTCGTTGGCTGAGCGCGTCACCGAGGTGATCGGCGAGGGCAACAAACTCGACGGGGTGGTGCACTCCATCGGCTTCATGCCGCAGACCGGCATGGGCATCAACCCGTTCTTCGACGCCCCCTACGAGGACGTCGCCAAGGGCATCCACATCTCGGCCTACTCCTATGCCTCGCTGGCTAAAGCGGTTCTGCCGATCATGAACCCCGGCGGCGGCATCGTCGGCATGGACTTCGACCCGACCCGGGCAATGCCGGCCTACAACTGGATGACGGTGGCCAAGAGTGCCCTGGAGTCGGTGAACCGGTTCGTGGCGCGCGAGGCCGGCAAGGTCGGAGTGCGATCGAATCTGGTTGCGGCCGGGCCGATCCGGACGCTGGCGATGAGCGCCATCGTGGGCGGTGCCCTCGGTGAAGGCGCCGGCGAGCAGATCCGGCTGCTGGAAGAGGGCTGGGACCAGCGGGCCCCGATCGGCTGGGACATGAAGGACCCGACGCCGGTGGCCAAGACCGTCTGCGCGCTGCTGTCCGACTGGCTGCCGTCCACCACCGGAACGGTCGTCTACGCCGACGGCGGCGCGCACACCCAGTTGCTGTAG
- the fabG1 gene encoding 3-oxoacyl-ACP reductase FabG1, with amino-acid sequence MTDSEAPAGKPAFVSRSVLVTGGNRGIGLAIAQRLAADGHKVAVTHRGSGAPEGLFGVVCDVTDNDAVDRAFKEVEEHQGPVEVLVANAGISKDAFLMRMTEERFEEVINANLTGAFRVTQRASRSMQRKRFGRIIYIGSVSGMWGIGNQANYAAAKAGLIGMARSISRELSKAGVTANVVAPGYIDTEMTRALDERIQEGALDFIPAKRVGTAEEVAGAVSFLASEDASYIAGAVIPVDGGMGMGH; translated from the coding sequence GTGACAGACAGCGAAGCCCCCGCAGGAAAGCCCGCATTTGTATCCCGTTCGGTCCTCGTCACCGGTGGAAACCGGGGCATCGGACTGGCGATCGCGCAGCGGCTGGCCGCCGACGGCCACAAGGTGGCGGTGACGCACCGCGGCTCCGGCGCACCCGAGGGACTGTTCGGGGTGGTCTGCGATGTCACCGACAACGACGCCGTCGACCGCGCCTTCAAAGAGGTCGAGGAGCACCAGGGTCCCGTCGAGGTGCTGGTGGCCAACGCCGGCATCTCCAAAGACGCGTTCCTGATGCGGATGACCGAGGAGCGCTTCGAAGAGGTCATCAACGCCAACCTCACCGGAGCTTTCCGGGTCACGCAGCGGGCCTCGCGCAGCATGCAGCGCAAGCGCTTTGGCCGGATCATCTACATCGGATCGGTCTCCGGCATGTGGGGGATCGGCAACCAGGCAAACTATGCGGCGGCCAAGGCGGGGCTGATCGGCATGGCCCGCTCGATCTCCCGCGAGCTGTCCAAGGCGGGCGTCACCGCCAACGTCGTCGCGCCCGGCTACATCGACACCGAGATGACCCGCGCCCTCGACGAGCGGATCCAAGAAGGCGCGCTGGACTTCATCCCGGCCAAGCGGGTGGGCACCGCCGAGGAGGTCGCCGGCGCGGTCAGCTTCCTGGCATCTGAAGACGCCAGCTACATCGCCGGCGCGGTCATCCCCGTCGACGGCGGCATGGGCATGGGCCACTAG
- a CDS encoding VWA domain-containing protein produces MTLPLLGPMTLTGFAHPWFFLFLLVILGLIALYILMQVARHRRILRFANMELLESVAPKSPTRWRHLSAILLISSLLLFTVAMAGPTHDVRIPRNRAVVMLVIDVSQSMRATDVAPSRLAAAQEAGKQFADELTAGINLGLIAYAGTATVLTSPTTNRDATKAAIDKLQLADRTATGEGIFTALQAIATVGAVIGGGDTPPPARIVLLSDGKETVPSNPDNPKGAFTAARTAKDQGVPVSTISFGTAYGYVEINEQRQPVPVDDDSLKKIADLSGGSAYTASSLQQLKEVYATLQDQIGFETIRGDASTGWLRLGSFILALAGLAALLLNRRLPA; encoded by the coding sequence ATGACATTGCCGCTACTCGGGCCGATGACGCTTACGGGCTTCGCCCACCCGTGGTTCTTCCTGTTCCTGTTGGTGATCCTCGGTCTGATCGCGCTGTACATCCTCATGCAGGTGGCGCGGCACCGGCGGATCCTGCGGTTCGCCAACATGGAGCTGCTGGAGAGCGTGGCGCCAAAATCGCCGACCCGCTGGCGGCACCTGTCGGCGATCCTGCTGATCAGCTCGTTGCTGCTGTTCACCGTGGCCATGGCCGGCCCCACCCACGATGTCCGGATCCCGCGCAACCGCGCGGTGGTGATGCTGGTGATCGACGTATCCCAGTCCATGCGGGCCACCGACGTCGCACCCAGCCGGCTGGCAGCCGCCCAAGAGGCCGGCAAGCAGTTCGCCGACGAACTGACCGCGGGCATCAACCTGGGCCTGATCGCCTACGCCGGCACCGCGACGGTGTTGACCTCGCCGACTACCAACCGCGACGCCACCAAGGCCGCGATCGACAAGTTGCAACTGGCCGACCGCACCGCCACCGGTGAGGGCATCTTCACCGCGTTGCAGGCGATCGCCACGGTGGGCGCGGTCATCGGTGGCGGTGACACCCCACCGCCGGCCCGCATTGTGCTGCTCTCCGACGGTAAGGAGACGGTGCCGTCGAACCCCGACAATCCCAAGGGGGCGTTCACCGCGGCGCGCACCGCCAAGGACCAGGGCGTGCCGGTGTCGACGATCTCGTTCGGCACGGCCTACGGCTACGTCGAGATCAACGAGCAGCGTCAACCGGTGCCCGTCGACGACGATTCGCTGAAGAAGATCGCCGACCTCTCCGGCGGCAGCGCCTACACCGCCTCCAGCCTGCAGCAGCTCAAAGAGGTGTACGCGACCCTGCAGGACCAGATCGGTTTCGAGACCATCCGCGGTGACGCCAGCACCGGCTGGCTGCGGCTGGGCTCGTTCATCTTGGCGTTGGCCGGGCTGGCGGCCCTGCTGCTCAACCGGCGCCTGCCCGCTTAG
- a CDS encoding DUF58 domain-containing protein encodes MLRGGIRDPKLAAALRTLELTVKRKLDGVLHGDHLGLIPGPGSEPGESRLYQPGDDVRRMDWSVTARTTHPHVRQMIADRELETWLVVDMSASMDFGTATCEKRDLAVAAAAAIVYLNSGGGNRLGALVANGERVVRVPARSGRNHEQTLLRTIATIPRAPAGVRGDLAAAIDALRRPERRRGMAVIISDFLGPINWMRPLRAIAARHEVLGIEVLDPRDVELPDVGDVVLQDTESGVTREFTIDAKLRDDFARAAVAHRADVAHALRSCGAPLLGLRTDRDWIADIVRFVESRRRGALAGTP; translated from the coding sequence ATGCTGCGCGGCGGGATCCGCGACCCGAAGCTGGCGGCGGCGCTGCGCACGCTGGAGCTCACGGTCAAGCGCAAGCTCGACGGGGTGCTGCACGGGGATCACCTCGGTTTGATCCCAGGCCCCGGCTCCGAACCAGGCGAGTCGCGGCTGTACCAGCCCGGCGATGACGTGCGCCGGATGGACTGGTCGGTCACGGCACGCACCACCCATCCGCACGTGCGGCAGATGATCGCCGACCGCGAGCTGGAGACGTGGCTGGTGGTCGACATGTCGGCCAGCATGGACTTCGGCACCGCCACCTGTGAGAAGCGCGACCTGGCGGTGGCGGCGGCCGCGGCCATCGTCTACCTCAACAGCGGCGGCGGTAACCGGCTGGGCGCACTGGTGGCCAACGGTGAGCGGGTCGTTCGGGTACCGGCCCGCTCCGGACGCAACCACGAGCAGACCCTGCTGCGCACCATCGCCACCATTCCGCGGGCCCCGGCCGGCGTGCGCGGTGACCTGGCGGCGGCCATCGACGCACTGCGTCGGCCCGAACGCCGGCGCGGGATGGCGGTCATCATCAGCGACTTCCTCGGCCCGATCAACTGGATGCGCCCCCTGCGGGCGATCGCTGCCCGCCACGAGGTCTTGGGCATCGAGGTGCTCGACCCGCGCGATGTCGAGCTGCCTGACGTCGGCGACGTGGTGCTGCAGGACACCGAATCCGGGGTCACCCGCGAGTTCACCATCGACGCCAAGCTGCGTGACGACTTCGCCCGGGCCGCGGTGGCCCACCGCGCCGACGTCGCGCACGCGCTGCGCAGCTGCGGCGCACCGTTGCTGGGGCTGCGGACCGACCGGGACTGGATTGCCGACATCGTCCGTTTCGTCGAGTCACGCCGGCGCGGGGCGCTGGCGGGAACGCCGTGA
- the moxR1 gene encoding chaperone MoxR1, translating to MTSSDGTPAGASGFPGSAGAEAGTVGGSGLAADVHVLERAIFEVKRVIVGQDQLVERILVGLLAKGHVLLEGVPGVAKTLAVETFAKVVGGTFARIQFTPDLVPTDIIGTRIYRQGREEFDTELGPVMANFLLADEINRAPAKVQSALLEVMQERKVSIGGKSFALPNPFLVMATQNPIEHEGVYPLPEAQRDRFLFKINVSYPSPEEEREIIYRMGVTPPEPKQILGTGDLVRLQTLAANNFVHHALVDYVVRVITATRQPEQFGMPDVKNWLSFGASPRASLGIISASRALALVRGRDYVIPQDVIEVIPDVLRHRLVLSYDALADEITSEIVINRVLQTVPLPQVNAVPQQQHSPAPGAPTAAAVAGGR from the coding sequence ATGACGTCATCGGATGGGACGCCCGCGGGCGCCAGCGGTTTCCCCGGCTCGGCCGGTGCCGAGGCAGGCACAGTCGGCGGTAGCGGGCTCGCCGCCGACGTACACGTGCTGGAGCGGGCCATCTTCGAGGTCAAGCGCGTCATCGTCGGTCAGGACCAGCTCGTCGAGCGCATCCTGGTCGGCCTGCTCGCCAAGGGCCACGTGCTGCTGGAAGGCGTACCGGGTGTCGCCAAGACCCTGGCGGTGGAGACCTTCGCCAAGGTGGTCGGCGGGACCTTTGCGCGCATCCAGTTCACCCCGGACCTGGTGCCCACCGACATCATCGGTACCCGCATCTACCGGCAGGGCCGCGAGGAGTTCGACACCGAACTCGGCCCGGTGATGGCCAACTTCTTGCTGGCCGACGAGATCAACCGTGCGCCGGCCAAGGTGCAGTCGGCGCTGCTGGAGGTCATGCAGGAGCGCAAGGTCTCCATCGGCGGCAAGAGCTTCGCGCTGCCCAACCCGTTCCTGGTGATGGCCACCCAGAACCCGATCGAGCACGAGGGCGTCTACCCGCTGCCCGAAGCGCAGCGCGACCGCTTCCTGTTCAAGATCAACGTCAGCTACCCCTCGCCGGAAGAAGAGCGCGAGATCATCTACCGGATGGGTGTCACGCCGCCGGAGCCCAAGCAGATCCTCGGCACCGGCGACCTGGTGCGGCTGCAGACGCTGGCGGCCAACAACTTCGTGCACCACGCCCTAGTGGACTACGTCGTCCGGGTGATCACCGCAACGCGCCAACCCGAGCAGTTCGGCATGCCCGACGTGAAGAACTGGCTGTCGTTCGGCGCGTCGCCGCGTGCCTCGCTGGGCATCATCTCCGCGTCGCGCGCGCTGGCCCTGGTCCGTGGCCGCGACTACGTGATTCCGCAGGACGTCATCGAGGTCATTCCGGACGTGCTGCGGCACCGCCTGGTGCTGTCCTACGACGCACTCGCCGATGAGATCACCTCGGAGATCGTGATCAACCGGGTGCTGCAGACGGTGCCGCTGCCCCAGGTGAACGCGGTTCCGCAGCAACAGCACTCGCCGGCACCGGGTGCCCCGACCGCAGCGGCAGTGGCCGGCGGTCGGTGA
- the ripB gene encoding NlpC/P60 family peptidoglycan endopeptidase RipB has protein sequence MVGLAGPAEADPGWDPTLPATISAGAPGDPLAIANASLQATANATQTTMDLGRKFLSGLGFNVGDEAAGNVSPGQRVHGKQAIEYVIRRGGSQMGVPYSWGGGSLTGPSKGIDSGAGTVGFDCSGLMRYAFAGVGVLIPRFSGDQYNAGRHIPPNQARRGDLMFYGPGGGQHVTMYLGGGKMLEASGSAGKVVVSPVRTSGMTPYLTRIIEY, from the coding sequence ATGGTGGGCCTGGCTGGACCGGCCGAGGCGGACCCGGGGTGGGACCCCACCCTGCCGGCGACGATCAGCGCCGGGGCGCCCGGTGACCCGTTGGCCATCGCCAACGCCTCGCTGCAGGCCACCGCCAATGCCACCCAGACCACGATGGACCTGGGCCGCAAGTTCCTGTCCGGCCTCGGGTTCAACGTGGGCGACGAAGCCGCCGGCAACGTCTCGCCCGGCCAGCGGGTGCACGGTAAGCAGGCCATCGAGTACGTGATTCGGCGCGGTGGCTCGCAGATGGGCGTGCCCTATTCCTGGGGCGGCGGATCGCTGACCGGTCCCAGCAAGGGGATCGACTCCGGGGCGGGCACGGTCGGTTTCGACTGCTCGGGCCTGATGCGGTACGCGTTCGCCGGGGTCGGCGTGCTGATCCCGCGGTTCTCCGGCGACCAGTACAACGCCGGCCGGCACATCCCGCCCAATCAGGCCCGTCGCGGCGACCTGATGTTCTACGGCCCCGGCGGCGGCCAGCACGTCACCATGTACCTCGGCGGCGGGAAGATGCTGGAGGCCTCCGGCAGCGCCGGCAAGGTGGTCGTCAGCCCGGTACGGACGTCGGGGATGACGCCGTATCTGACCCGGATCATCGAGTACTGA
- the ripA gene encoding NlpC/P60 family peptidoglycan endopeptidase RipA: protein MRRIRCGSDGSVFRQVIRVAQPATVSVLSAAMLLGTPGLAAAQPGQDPDGIAALIADVADANQQLQNLGAQIAEEKEGVNKALVDLQTARDDAAAAQQEVESGRQAIADADAAIAAAQRRFNTFAASTYVNGPSDSYLTAANPSEMIATAAAGQTLALSSQQALDHLKQARTEQLNKESAARLAKQKADQAVADAQSSQDAAVAALTDTQRKFGEQQGEIDRLAARRNAAQAKIVAARGYEQPQAGPAPAGAPAGDRWGNPVAGPTVGKPAQWDGPWDPTLPMVPSADVPGDPVAVINQVLGISQTSAQVTANLGQKFLQSLGLAKPDDTGINNGKIPRVYGRQASEYVIRRGLSQRGVPYSWGGGTAAGPGRGIGSGSGTVGFDCSGLILYAFAGVGIKLPHYSGSQYKMGRQIPSALARRGDVIFYGPGGSQHVTLYLGNGLMLEAPDVGQTVKVSPVRKSGMTPYVVRYIEY from the coding sequence ATGAGACGCATCCGCTGTGGCTCCGATGGCTCTGTTTTCCGCCAGGTGATCCGGGTCGCCCAACCCGCGACGGTGTCGGTTCTCAGCGCCGCGATGCTGCTGGGCACCCCGGGGCTGGCCGCAGCTCAACCCGGGCAGGACCCCGACGGTATCGCTGCGCTGATCGCCGACGTCGCCGACGCCAACCAGCAGCTGCAGAACCTGGGCGCGCAGATCGCCGAGGAGAAGGAAGGCGTCAACAAGGCTCTGGTGGACCTGCAGACCGCGCGCGACGATGCGGCCGCCGCCCAACAGGAGGTGGAGTCCGGCCGGCAGGCGATCGCTGACGCCGATGCCGCGATCGCCGCCGCGCAGCGACGGTTCAACACCTTCGCCGCGTCGACGTACGTCAACGGACCCTCCGACAGTTACCTGACCGCGGCCAACCCCTCGGAGATGATCGCCACGGCGGCGGCCGGCCAGACCCTGGCACTCTCCTCCCAGCAGGCGCTGGACCACCTCAAGCAGGCCCGCACCGAGCAGTTGAACAAGGAGTCGGCCGCCCGGCTGGCCAAGCAGAAGGCCGACCAGGCCGTCGCTGACGCGCAGTCCAGTCAGGACGCCGCGGTGGCCGCACTCACCGACACCCAGCGCAAGTTCGGCGAGCAGCAGGGTGAGATCGACCGGCTGGCAGCACGACGCAACGCAGCACAGGCCAAAATCGTGGCGGCCCGTGGCTACGAGCAGCCCCAGGCCGGGCCGGCGCCGGCCGGTGCTCCCGCCGGTGACCGGTGGGGAAATCCGGTGGCCGGCCCCACGGTGGGCAAGCCCGCGCAGTGGGACGGTCCGTGGGACCCGACCCTGCCGATGGTGCCCAGCGCCGACGTTCCCGGTGACCCGGTCGCGGTGATCAACCAGGTGCTGGGGATCTCGCAGACCTCGGCGCAGGTGACGGCCAACCTGGGCCAGAAGTTCCTGCAGTCGCTGGGGCTGGCCAAGCCCGACGACACCGGTATCAACAATGGCAAGATCCCGCGGGTCTACGGCCGGCAGGCCTCTGAATACGTGATTCGCCGGGGCCTTTCGCAGCGCGGCGTGCCCTACTCCTGGGGCGGGGGCACCGCTGCGGGACCGGGCCGTGGTATCGGCTCCGGTTCGGGCACAGTCGGTTTCGACTGTTCCGGGCTGATCCTCTACGCCTTCGCCGGGGTGGGCATCAAGCTGCCGCACTACTCGGGTTCGCAGTACAAGATGGGCCGCCAGATCCCCTCGGCGCTGGCGCGTCGTGGCGACGTCATCTTCTACGGACCCGGTGGCAGTCAGCACGTAACGCTGTACCTCGGCAACGGCCTGATGCTGGAGGCCCCCGACGTGGGGCAGACGGTGAAGGTGTCGCCGGTCCGCAAGAGCGGCATGACGCCCTACGTAGTCCGATACATCGAGTACTGA
- a CDS encoding Rv1476 family membrane protein translates to MTIQHPPAYIPGELCITVGLDPATPPDDCMALVKVAVASDGVSAPAADVPALREVVAQAGRDGIDLKIVEVARNPGMDTALRDVATVVGYDYPDSTVLVVSTNYVGSYSGQFHRSKLEAAEDHAKTGDPVTSAQNFLHELTTPDLPWTGLTVVLLVGVAAAAVGTRFLQRRSKRALEGTARADVAN, encoded by the coding sequence GTGACGATCCAGCACCCGCCGGCCTACATCCCCGGCGAGCTCTGCATCACTGTCGGCCTCGATCCGGCCACCCCGCCCGACGACTGCATGGCGTTGGTCAAGGTTGCTGTCGCCTCCGACGGGGTGAGCGCACCGGCGGCCGATGTGCCGGCGCTGCGCGAGGTGGTGGCGCAGGCGGGCCGCGACGGCATCGATCTGAAGATCGTCGAGGTCGCCCGAAACCCGGGAATGGACACCGCGCTGCGCGACGTCGCCACGGTGGTCGGCTACGACTATCCGGATTCGACCGTCCTAGTCGTCAGTACGAACTATGTCGGCAGCTACAGCGGCCAGTTTCACCGGTCGAAGCTGGAGGCAGCCGAGGATCACGCCAAAACCGGCGATCCGGTGACTTCGGCGCAGAATTTCCTGCACGAATTGACCACCCCCGATCTGCCCTGGACGGGTCTGACCGTGGTGCTGCTGGTGGGAGTGGCGGCGGCGGCCGTCGGCACCCGCTTTCTGCAGCGACGCAGCAAACGGGCCTTAGAAGGCACGGCGCGCGCCGACGTCGCGAACTAG